Proteins encoded together in one Flavobacteriales bacterium window:
- a CDS encoding glycosyltransferase family 9 protein, translating to MKVLVLRFSSIGDIVLTSPVLRCVKQQVPGAEVHVATKSAFADLLRYNPHVSRVHELGDDLGALIAQLKAERFDRVIDLHHNLRTARIKRALGIPAQSFPKLNIEKWLLVNFGHGQAPAKWRVLSRLWWRWKEARLSSMEGVHIVDRYMSTIAPLGAKNDDLGLELHIPTDRRVALDILPASHRNGYTALAIGAAHATKRLPPHKLITLAKAIPGPMVLIGSEVDSAVARAIGDAVGARVFDATGRFDLLGSASLIGSAHSVITHDSGAMHIACALARPVVSVWGSTVPAFGMGPYQPTLPQQAHVVEVPGLGCRPCSKLGFGHCPKGHFHCMEKQDVQRIAQLAAP from the coding sequence ATGAAGGTCCTCGTCCTCCGCTTCTCCTCGATCGGCGACATCGTGCTCACCAGCCCGGTGCTGCGTTGTGTGAAGCAGCAGGTGCCGGGCGCCGAGGTGCACGTGGCCACCAAGAGCGCCTTCGCCGACCTGTTGCGCTACAACCCGCACGTGAGCCGGGTGCATGAACTGGGCGACGACCTCGGCGCGCTGATCGCGCAGTTGAAGGCCGAGCGCTTCGACCGGGTGATCGACCTGCACCACAACCTGCGCACCGCACGGATCAAGCGCGCGCTCGGCATTCCTGCGCAGAGCTTCCCCAAGCTCAACATTGAGAAGTGGCTGCTCGTGAACTTCGGACACGGACAAGCGCCGGCGAAATGGCGGGTCCTGTCCCGTTTGTGGTGGAGATGGAAGGAAGCTCGACTCTCATCCATGGAGGGCGTCCATATCGTCGATCGCTACATGAGCACGATCGCCCCGCTCGGCGCGAAGAACGACGACTTGGGTCTTGAGCTGCACATCCCCACCGACCGCCGCGTGGCGCTGGACATCCTGCCCGCCAGCCACCGCAACGGATACACCGCCCTGGCCATCGGCGCGGCGCACGCCACCAAACGCCTGCCCCCGCACAAGCTCATCACGCTCGCGAAGGCCATCCCCGGGCCCATGGTGCTCATCGGCTCCGAGGTGGACAGCGCGGTGGCCCGGGCCATCGGTGACGCTGTCGGGGCCCGGGTCTTCGACGCCACCGGCCGCTTCGACCTGCTGGGCAGCGCCTCGCTGATCGGTTCCGCGCACAGCGTGATCACGCACGACAGCGGCGCCATGCACATCGCCTGCGCGCTGGCCAGACCCGTGGTCAGCGTGTGGGGCAGCACCGTGCCCGCCTTCGGCATGGGACCCTATCAACCGACCCTTCCGCAGCAGGCCCACGTGGTGGAAGTGCCGGGCCTCGGCTGCCGGCCGTGCAGCAAGCTGGGCTTCGGCCACTGCCCCAAGGGCCACTTCCACTGCATGGAGAAGC
- a CDS encoding TatD family hydrolase, protein MFIDTHAHLYGRQFDGDREEMLARAIAAGVEKFFLPNIDLDSITGMNALAAAHPGRCFPMMGLHPCSVGEHNDAVMAVLERELRTGRYCAVGEIGIDLYWDKTWLAQQQEVFRQHIRWAKELRLPIVIHCRNSFEATIAIVEEEKNDDLRGIFHCFGGTVEEGRRILALDGFLLGIGGVITYPKSGLAQVMSELGPERCVLETDAPYLAPLPHRGKRNESSYIPFVAAELAKATGRSVEEIARITTDNAMRLFGLNH, encoded by the coding sequence ATGTTCATCGATACCCACGCCCACCTCTATGGCAGGCAGTTCGACGGCGACCGCGAGGAAATGCTCGCTCGCGCCATCGCCGCCGGTGTGGAGAAGTTCTTCCTGCCCAACATCGACCTGGACAGCATCACGGGCATGAACGCGCTCGCCGCCGCGCATCCCGGGCGCTGCTTCCCCATGATGGGCCTGCACCCCTGCTCCGTGGGCGAGCACAACGATGCGGTGATGGCCGTGCTGGAACGCGAGCTGCGCACCGGCCGCTACTGCGCGGTGGGCGAGATCGGCATCGACCTCTACTGGGACAAGACCTGGCTCGCGCAGCAGCAGGAGGTCTTCCGGCAGCACATCCGCTGGGCGAAGGAGCTGCGCCTGCCCATCGTGATCCATTGCCGCAACAGCTTTGAAGCGACCATCGCGATCGTGGAGGAGGAGAAGAACGATGACCTGCGCGGCATCTTCCATTGCTTCGGCGGAACAGTGGAGGAGGGGCGGAGGATCCTGGCGCTGGACGGCTTCCTGCTCGGCATCGGCGGTGTGATCACCTACCCGAAGAGCGGCCTGGCCCAGGTAATGAGCGAGCTGGGACCGGAGCGCTGCGTCCTCGAGACCGATGCCCCCTACCTCGCGCCGTTGCCCCACCGCGGCAAGCGCAACGAGAGCAGCTACATCCCGTTCGTGGCCGCCGAACTGGCCAAGGCCACCGGTCGCTCCGTGGAGGAGATCGCGCGCATCACCACCGACAACGCCATGCGGTTGTTCGGGTTGAACCACTGA
- a CDS encoding type I asparaginase, with protein sequence MTQRSVLIIYTGGTIGMWADPRTGALRPMDLEHLEEQVPELERVGVKLGSVAFEKPIDSSDMRPTDWVRVARIIGEHYDRYDGFVVLHGSDTMAYTASALSFLLEGLGKPVVLTGSQLPIGTIRTDAKENLITAIEIAAAAENGRPIVPEVAVYFEYSLFRGNRTVKVHAERFEAFRSPNYPRLAEAGVHLRYDRNAVLPLRTGPLTVHTGVDDRVGVLRLFPGIRPDWVRHALATPDLRAVVLTTFGSGNGPTDEAFLEALREATERGVLLVNTTQCVGGRVEQGRYQTSRAFVDMGMLSAYDMTVEAAVTKLMFLLGQGLSDDLVRERFQRPLCGEVSSG encoded by the coding sequence ATGACCCAGCGTTCCGTCCTCATCATCTACACCGGAGGCACCATCGGCATGTGGGCCGACCCGCGCACCGGCGCCCTGCGCCCCATGGACCTGGAGCATCTGGAGGAGCAGGTGCCCGAGCTGGAGCGCGTGGGCGTGAAGCTCGGCTCGGTGGCCTTCGAGAAGCCCATCGACAGCAGCGACATGCGGCCCACCGACTGGGTGCGCGTGGCGCGGATCATCGGTGAGCACTACGACCGGTACGATGGCTTCGTGGTGCTGCACGGCAGCGACACCATGGCGTACACGGCCAGTGCGCTCAGCTTCCTGCTCGAGGGGCTGGGCAAGCCCGTGGTGCTCACCGGGTCGCAGCTGCCCATCGGCACCATCCGCACCGACGCGAAGGAGAACCTGATCACCGCCATCGAGATCGCCGCGGCTGCCGAGAACGGCCGGCCCATCGTGCCCGAGGTGGCGGTGTACTTCGAGTACAGTCTGTTCCGCGGCAACCGCACGGTGAAGGTGCATGCCGAGCGCTTCGAGGCCTTCCGCAGCCCCAACTACCCGCGCCTGGCCGAGGCCGGCGTGCACCTGCGCTACGACCGCAACGCCGTGCTCCCTTTGCGCACCGGCCCGCTCACCGTACACACCGGCGTGGACGACCGCGTCGGCGTGCTGCGGCTTTTCCCCGGCATCCGGCCCGACTGGGTGCGGCACGCGCTCGCCACGCCCGACCTGCGCGCCGTGGTGCTCACCACCTTCGGCAGTGGCAACGGCCCCACCGACGAGGCCTTCCTCGAGGCCCTGCGCGAGGCCACGGAGCGCGGTGTACTGCTGGTGAACACCACCCAATGCGTCGGCGGACGGGTGGAACAGGGCCGCTACCAGACCAGCCGCGCCTTTGTGGACATGGGCATGCTCAGCGCCTACGACATGACCGTGGAGGCCGCGGTCACCAAGTTGATGTTCCTGCTGGGCCAGGGCCTTAGCGACGACCTGGTGCGCGAGCGCTTCCAGCGGCCGCTGTGCGGGGAGGTGAGCTCTGGGTAG
- a CDS encoding T9SS type A sorting domain-containing protein, whose protein sequence is MDIRPSGSLLLPLLGLSLFTDTMVQAQGSFIFPDATARWQVNLWSMGATEPWRVYGMAGDTLIDGLVHKKIVWNEDTVLDGLDQVYAGALRDELGVWKFLPPGDSLALSIYDLTGTEGDTIVIEPPAFGSGPVAYQVNALDTVMLNGTMRRRWHLTALDFPWAEVWIEGIGSTEGPLTHSSFMADAGTSLVCFHEHDSLFYIDPYADDCTWTIVSIDEPADQVRFKIHPNPAQTQLHIRFDEPQATVVATIRNMQGCVIRTVQIRGDATLDVSALPRGAYLLELHAPDKHRYHTRLCLQ, encoded by the coding sequence ATGGACATCCGGCCATCTGGATCCCTGCTCCTGCCGCTACTTGGGCTATCCCTGTTCACTGACACCATGGTCCAAGCACAGGGGAGCTTCATCTTCCCCGATGCGACCGCTCGATGGCAAGTGAATCTATGGTCGATGGGTGCGACGGAGCCGTGGCGGGTTTATGGCATGGCCGGCGACACACTGATCGATGGCCTCGTCCACAAGAAGATCGTATGGAACGAAGACACGGTCCTCGATGGCCTGGACCAAGTCTATGCGGGTGCCCTTCGCGACGAACTGGGCGTATGGAAGTTCCTGCCACCGGGTGACAGCCTCGCGTTGAGCATCTATGACCTCACCGGTACAGAGGGTGACACGATCGTCATTGAACCACCCGCCTTCGGATCGGGTCCTGTTGCGTATCAGGTAAACGCGCTCGATACGGTCATGCTCAATGGTACCATGCGACGAAGATGGCATCTGACCGCGTTGGACTTTCCATGGGCGGAGGTCTGGATCGAGGGGATCGGCAGCACGGAAGGTCCCTTGACCCACTCATCGTTCATGGCAGATGCAGGCACCAGCCTTGTCTGCTTCCATGAGCATGACTCCTTGTTCTATATCGACCCGTATGCGGATGACTGCACATGGACCATTGTTTCGATCGATGAACCCGCCGATCAGGTGCGCTTCAAGATCCACCCGAACCCCGCTCAGACACAGCTGCACATCCGCTTTGATGAACCGCAGGCCACGGTGGTCGCGACGATCCGCAACATGCAGGGCTGCGTCATACGAACGGTTCAGATCCGTGGCGATGCGACCCTCGACGTGTCCGCCTTGCCACGCGGGGCCTACTTGCTGGAGTTGCATGCTCCCGACAAGCATCGCTATCACACACGGTTGTGCCTCCAGTAG
- the dusB gene encoding tRNA dihydrouridine synthase DusB, with protein MPRIGPIELPEFPLLLAPMEDVSDPPFRALCKQHGADLMFTEFISSEGLIRKAAKGLKKLDIFEAERPIGIQLFGGSEDAMEEAARIAEAAGPDLIDINYGCPVHKVVSKGAGACLLLDVDKMVRLTEKVVKAVKLPVTVKTRLGWDDKSRNIIEVAERLQDVGIQALSIHGRTRAQLYKGPADWTLIGEVKNNPRMHIPIFGNGDVDTPEKAVENRDRYGVDGVMIGRASIGHPWIFNEIKHYMATGTHRTPPTVADRVEAARQHLLTSIAWKGPWEGVVEMRRHYGNYLKGLPNVKEVRLRLCTERDPANIEAILDEVKATHALAAVA; from the coding sequence ATGCCCCGCATCGGTCCCATCGAGCTGCCGGAGTTCCCGTTGCTGCTGGCCCCCATGGAGGACGTCAGCGACCCGCCCTTCCGCGCGCTGTGCAAACAGCACGGGGCCGATCTGATGTTCACCGAGTTCATCAGCAGCGAGGGCCTCATCCGCAAGGCCGCCAAGGGGCTGAAGAAGCTCGACATCTTCGAGGCCGAGCGCCCCATCGGCATCCAGCTTTTCGGTGGTTCCGAGGACGCCATGGAGGAGGCCGCACGCATCGCCGAGGCCGCCGGGCCCGACCTCATCGACATCAACTACGGCTGCCCCGTGCATAAGGTGGTGAGCAAGGGCGCCGGCGCCTGCCTGCTGCTCGACGTGGACAAGATGGTGCGCCTCACCGAGAAGGTGGTGAAGGCCGTGAAGCTGCCCGTGACCGTGAAGACGCGCCTGGGCTGGGACGACAAAAGCAGGAACATCATCGAAGTGGCCGAGCGCCTGCAGGATGTGGGCATCCAGGCCTTGAGCATCCACGGCCGCACGCGCGCCCAGCTCTACAAAGGTCCGGCCGACTGGACGCTGATCGGCGAGGTGAAGAACAACCCGCGCATGCACATCCCCATCTTCGGCAACGGCGATGTGGACACGCCGGAGAAGGCCGTGGAGAACCGCGACCGTTACGGCGTGGACGGTGTGATGATCGGTCGTGCGAGCATCGGCCATCCGTGGATCTTCAACGAGATCAAGCATTACATGGCCACGGGCACGCACCGCACGCCGCCCACCGTGGCCGACCGCGTGGAGGCCGCCCGCCAGCACCTGCTCACCTCCATCGCGTGGAAGGGTCCGTGGGAAGGCGTGGTGGAGATGCGCCGGCACTATGGCAACTACCTCAAGGGCCTGCCCAACGTGAAGGAGGTGCGGCTGCGCCTGTGCACCGAGCGTGATCCGGCGAACATCGAGGCGATCCTGGACGAGGTGAAGGCCACCCACGCGCTGGCCGCCGTGGCCTAG
- a CDS encoding FtsX-like permease family protein, producing MNLPLLFARRYLLASRKATGRRTNAINLITWISIVVVAVVTGAMVVVLSTLNGINQLVDSIYSPFDQDLTITPARGKTLWRDSLDVEALRTAAGAERASWVIEENVLLQGNGQQAVATLKAVEPQYLAMSGMERHLFSGEPVLEGVQGPTALLGLGLKMDLGVPLDDGILTPLRISAPVRGRKLSTYQRRAFEQVDVAVSGTFSINMEFDTRYVLLPLELGANLLHYEREASAVELQLPAGADADRAAATLRSALGDRCTVRTRHQKNALMYSTNASEKWFTFVVLSFIGLIGAFNIIASLTMMMIDKKVDMRTLMALGADERLVRRVFLIEGLLIVGVGAMAGLALGLGLCWAQQRFGLLTLSGSVVDSYPVQVLPGDLLLVIGAVAVIGLLTTWLPLRALSRRFLQSA from the coding sequence GTGAACCTCCCTCTCCTCTTCGCCCGGCGCTACCTGCTGGCGTCGCGCAAGGCCACCGGGCGTCGCACCAACGCCATCAACCTGATCACCTGGATCAGCATCGTGGTGGTGGCCGTGGTCACCGGGGCCATGGTGGTGGTGCTCAGCACGCTGAACGGCATCAACCAGCTGGTGGATTCCATCTACAGCCCTTTCGACCAGGACCTCACCATCACGCCGGCCCGCGGCAAGACCCTGTGGCGCGACAGCCTGGACGTGGAGGCGCTGCGCACGGCCGCCGGCGCCGAGCGGGCCAGCTGGGTGATCGAGGAGAACGTGCTGCTGCAAGGCAATGGCCAGCAGGCGGTGGCCACCCTGAAGGCGGTGGAGCCGCAGTACCTGGCCATGAGCGGCATGGAACGCCACCTGTTCAGCGGCGAGCCCGTGCTGGAAGGCGTTCAGGGGCCCACGGCCCTGCTGGGGCTGGGCCTCAAGATGGACCTGGGCGTGCCCCTGGACGACGGCATCCTGACGCCCCTGCGCATCAGCGCTCCGGTGCGCGGCCGCAAGCTGAGCACCTACCAGCGGCGCGCCTTCGAGCAGGTGGACGTGGCGGTGAGCGGCACCTTCAGCATCAACATGGAGTTCGACACCCGCTACGTGCTGCTGCCACTGGAGCTGGGCGCCAACCTGCTGCACTATGAGCGCGAGGCCAGCGCGGTGGAACTACAGCTGCCCGCAGGGGCCGATGCCGACCGCGCCGCCGCGACCCTCCGCAGCGCCCTGGGCGACCGCTGCACCGTGCGCACGCGGCACCAGAAGAACGCCCTGATGTACAGCACCAACGCCAGCGAGAAGTGGTTCACCTTCGTGGTGCTGAGCTTCATCGGCCTCATCGGCGCCTTCAACATCATCGCCTCGCTGACGATGATGATGATCGACAAGAAGGTCGACATGCGCACGCTGATGGCGCTGGGGGCCGATGAGCGGCTGGTGCGGCGCGTGTTCCTGATCGAAGGCCTGCTGATCGTGGGCGTGGGCGCCATGGCCGGCCTCGCCTTGGGGCTGGGGCTCTGCTGGGCCCAGCAACGCTTCGGGCTGCTCACGCTCAGCGGCTCGGTGGTGGACAGCTACCCCGTGCAGGTGCTGCCCGGCGATCTGCTGCTGGTGATCGGCGCCGTGGCCGTCATCGGGCTGCTGACCACCTGGCTGCCGCTGCGCGCGCTGAGCCGCCGCTTCCTCCAGAGCGCCTAG
- a CDS encoding class I SAM-dependent methyltransferase: MQYDPVKRQLGSVFKRSPFLRRLFYRLLDLLLLRAWHVHRELRAWARGVGDKALHLYDAGAGYGQYSYWLSGRLPKARITAIDVKEEQVADCNAFFRAIGRPQVSFQVGDVTRFQQPGSFDLVVCVDVMEHILEDEAALRCYGSSLKPGGMLIISTPSDQGGSDVHDEGEGSFIEEHVRDGYNIDDLKAKCLRNGFSRVEARYSYGTPGKISWKLSMKWPLLMLNTSKLFFLILPAYYLITYPIAFVLNMADVRMKHPTGTGLIVKAWK, translated from the coding sequence ATGCAATACGACCCCGTCAAGCGCCAGCTCGGCTCCGTCTTCAAGCGCTCACCCTTCCTGCGCCGGCTGTTCTATCGCCTGCTGGACCTGTTGCTGCTGCGCGCCTGGCATGTGCACCGGGAGCTGAGGGCCTGGGCCCGCGGCGTGGGCGACAAGGCGCTGCACCTGTACGACGCCGGCGCCGGATACGGCCAATACAGCTACTGGCTCAGCGGGCGCCTGCCGAAGGCGCGGATCACCGCCATCGATGTGAAGGAGGAGCAGGTGGCCGATTGCAACGCCTTCTTCCGCGCCATCGGTCGCCCACAGGTGAGCTTCCAGGTGGGCGATGTCACCCGGTTCCAGCAGCCCGGCAGCTTCGACCTGGTGGTGTGCGTGGATGTGATGGAGCACATCCTGGAGGACGAGGCGGCCCTGCGGTGCTACGGCAGCTCCCTGAAGCCCGGCGGCATGCTCATCATCAGCACGCCCAGCGACCAGGGCGGCAGCGACGTGCACGACGAGGGCGAGGGTTCCTTCATCGAGGAGCACGTTCGCGACGGCTACAACATCGACGACCTGAAGGCGAAATGCCTGCGCAACGGCTTCAGCCGGGTGGAGGCGCGCTACAGCTACGGCACCCCGGGCAAGATCAGCTGGAAGCTGAGCATGAAATGGCCGTTGCTGATGCTCAATACCAGCAAGCTCTTCTTCCTCATCCTGCCGGCCTACTACCTCATCACCTACCCCATCGCCTTCGTGCTGAACATGGCCGATGTGCGCATGAAGCACCCCACGGGGACGGGGCTGATCGTGAAGGCGTGGAAGTAG
- the rbfA gene encoding 30S ribosome-binding factor RbfA, which produces MDSIRQNKVNSLLQEELAAVFQTEGRRLLPGSLITVSAVRVSPDLGVAKAYLSLFPVKDKQAALDRIRDDAHHLRGLLGRRIGRQMRVVPELLFYVDDSLDRAEEIDKLLKK; this is translated from the coding sequence ATGGACAGCATCCGACAGAACAAGGTGAACAGCCTGCTGCAGGAGGAGCTCGCCGCGGTGTTCCAGACCGAGGGCCGGCGCCTGCTGCCCGGCAGCCTCATCACCGTCAGCGCCGTGCGCGTGAGCCCCGACCTCGGCGTGGCCAAGGCCTACCTCAGCCTCTTCCCCGTGAAGGACAAACAGGCCGCGCTCGACCGCATCCGCGACGACGCCCATCACCTGCGGGGGCTCCTGGGCCGACGCATCGGCCGGCAGATGCGCGTGGTGCCCGAACTGCTCTTCTACGTGGACGATTCACTCGACCGGGCCGAGGAGATCGACAAGCTCCTGAAGAAGTAG
- a CDS encoding ABC transporter ATP-binding protein, which produces MRNFFRVLRYARPYRGYAVLNVVFNLGSTVFHLASLLVFIPFLNLLFGQAPPPSARPAVDLSLEGLKRLPELFNWRMATYIQEHGQMGGLIFICVVVALCFLLKNLFRYFALWAIGILRNRAVRDLRNEVYDKILDLPMRFHTGERKGHTIARITQDVQEVEFSIMNYIEMVFREPITIVLSLALMIGISWKLTLIALLLLPLSGLLIGRIGKSLRKEGLRAQQKAADLLSTVEETLTGMRVVKAFNGEEQMRRRFRRENEMLNKLNVFTLRRRDMASPLSEFLGALVMVTLVYLGGSLVIGQDASLSGGAFIGYIILFSQLLAPAKSFTTGYYWIRKGGASAERIFELLAVDNSVKERPDARPITAFTDRVVFESVRFAYDERPVLRTVDLVLPKGRSVALVGTSGGGKSTLAGLLPRFYDVTGGRVLIDGQDVRGLKLKDLRALMGIVTQDSILFNDTVANNIAFGQPGVATADIERAARIANAHDFITRLDHGYQTGIGDMGNRLSGGQKQRLAIARAVLKNPPILILDEATSALDTESERLVQDALFRMMEGRTSLVIAHRLSTIQHCDEICVVVDGAIVERGTHAGLHAAGGHYRRLCDMQAFD; this is translated from the coding sequence ATGCGCAACTTCTTCCGCGTCCTGCGCTATGCGCGGCCTTACCGGGGCTACGCGGTGCTCAACGTGGTGTTCAACCTGGGGAGCACCGTGTTCCACCTGGCCTCGCTGCTGGTCTTCATCCCTTTCCTCAACCTGCTCTTCGGCCAGGCGCCGCCGCCCAGCGCACGGCCCGCGGTGGACCTCAGCCTGGAGGGCCTCAAGCGCCTGCCCGAGCTCTTCAACTGGCGGATGGCCACCTACATCCAGGAGCACGGGCAGATGGGGGGGCTGATCTTCATCTGCGTGGTGGTGGCCCTGTGCTTCCTGCTGAAGAACCTGTTCCGCTACTTCGCCTTGTGGGCCATCGGCATCCTGCGCAACCGGGCGGTGCGCGACCTGCGCAACGAGGTGTACGACAAGATCCTGGACCTGCCCATGCGCTTCCACACCGGCGAGCGCAAGGGCCACACGATCGCACGCATCACGCAGGACGTGCAGGAGGTGGAGTTCAGCATCATGAACTACATCGAGATGGTGTTCCGCGAGCCCATCACCATCGTGCTGTCGCTGGCGCTCATGATCGGCATCTCCTGGAAGCTCACCCTCATCGCGCTGCTGCTGCTGCCCCTGAGCGGGCTGCTGATCGGCCGCATCGGCAAGAGCCTGCGCAAGGAGGGCCTGCGGGCGCAGCAGAAGGCCGCCGACCTGTTGAGCACGGTGGAGGAGACCCTCACCGGCATGCGGGTGGTGAAGGCCTTCAATGGCGAGGAGCAGATGCGGCGGCGGTTCCGGCGAGAGAACGAGATGCTCAACAAGCTGAACGTGTTCACCCTGCGCCGGCGTGACATGGCCTCGCCCCTCAGCGAGTTCCTGGGCGCCCTGGTGATGGTGACGCTGGTGTACCTGGGCGGCAGCCTGGTGATCGGCCAGGACGCCAGCCTGAGCGGGGGGGCCTTCATCGGCTACATCATCCTGTTCAGCCAGCTGCTGGCGCCCGCCAAGAGCTTCACCACGGGCTATTACTGGATCCGCAAGGGCGGGGCCAGCGCAGAGCGCATCTTCGAGCTGCTGGCCGTGGACAATAGCGTGAAGGAACGCCCTGATGCCAGGCCCATCACCGCCTTCACCGACCGCGTGGTCTTCGAAAGCGTGCGGTTCGCCTATGACGAGCGCCCGGTGCTTCGCACGGTGGACCTGGTGCTGCCCAAGGGGCGCAGCGTGGCGCTGGTGGGCACCAGCGGCGGGGGCAAGAGCACGCTCGCCGGTCTGCTGCCGCGGTTCTACGACGTCACCGGCGGGCGCGTGCTGATCGACGGTCAGGATGTGCGCGGCCTGAAGCTCAAGGACCTGCGCGCCCTGATGGGCATCGTGACCCAGGACAGCATCCTGTTCAACGACACGGTGGCCAACAACATCGCCTTCGGGCAGCCGGGGGTGGCCACGGCCGACATCGAGCGGGCGGCGCGCATCGCCAACGCCCACGACTTCATCACACGGCTCGACCACGGCTACCAGACCGGCATCGGCGATATGGGGAACCGCCTGAGCGGGGGCCAGAAGCAGCGCCTGGCCATCGCCCGGGCGGTGCTGAAGAACCCCCCGATCCTCATCCTCGACGAGGCCACCAGCGCCCTGGACACCGAAAGCGAACGGCTGGTGCAGGATGCGCTCTTCCGGATGATGGAGGGGCGCACCAGCCTGGTGATCGCGCATCGGCTGAGCACGATCCAGCACTGTGACGAGATCTGCGTGGTGGTGGACGGCGCCATCGTGGAGCGGGGTACGCACGCCGGTCTGCACGCTGCGGGGGGGCATTACCGCCGGTTGTGCGATATGCAGGCCTTCGACTGA
- a CDS encoding ribosome assembly cofactor RimP — MITEGHMREMVERHLAGTGHFLVDVEVRPGDKVVVEVDDPQAITLEQLVALNRALRADLDAQGHDLELQVGSPGMGRPFKVPAQYAKHTGRLVVVKLADGRALEGRLESMDAAAMNLRPLIPSKVKGRPDKLDDNVLALPFGDIRSTQASLKFN, encoded by the coding sequence ATGATCACCGAAGGGCACATGCGGGAAATGGTGGAACGCCATCTGGCGGGCACCGGTCATTTCCTGGTGGACGTGGAGGTGCGCCCCGGCGACAAGGTGGTGGTGGAGGTCGACGACCCCCAGGCCATTACCCTCGAGCAGCTGGTGGCGCTGAACCGCGCCCTGCGCGCCGACCTGGATGCCCAGGGGCATGACCTGGAGCTTCAGGTGGGCAGCCCCGGCATGGGCCGTCCCTTCAAGGTGCCCGCCCAGTACGCCAAGCACACCGGCCGCCTGGTGGTGGTGAAGCTCGCCGACGGCCGCGCCCTGGAGGGGCGGTTGGAGTCGATGGACGCCGCCGCCATGAACCTCCGGCCGCTGATCCCGAGCAAGGTGAAGGGCAGGCCCGACAAGCTGGACGACAACGTGCTTGCGCTGCCTTTCGGCGACATCCGATCCACACAAGCCAGCTTAAAGTTCAATTGA
- the nusA gene encoding transcription termination/antitermination protein NusA, whose translation MSTVNLIESFGEFKDIKNIDRVTMMGILEDVFRGVVKKRFGEEANVDIIINPDKGDLEIWLNRVIVEDGMSEDDNLEIELSEARKIEPDFEVGEEVSQEVKIVDFGRRNILSLKQNLQSRILELEKDHLYNKYKERVGEIMTGEVYQVWKRETLILDDEGNELILPKDQQIKSDFFKKGDSVRAVVWKVEMRNNTPVVILSRTAPEFLAKLFEQEVPEVADGLITIKRIVREPGERAKVAVESYDDRIDPVGACVGMKGSRIHGIVRELRNENIDVINFTSNEQLLIQRALSPAKIGNIKLNVEHKRAEVYMKPDQVALAIGKGGHNIKLASRLTGYEIDVYRETDEVTDDVDLEEFADEIEHWIIDELKTIGCDTARSVLDIPVEELVKRTDLEEETINEVVRILKAELEG comes from the coding sequence ATGAGCACCGTGAACCTCATCGAATCCTTCGGGGAATTCAAGGACATCAAGAACATCGACCGGGTGACCATGATGGGCATCCTGGAGGACGTGTTCCGGGGGGTGGTGAAGAAACGTTTCGGCGAGGAGGCCAACGTGGACATCATCATCAACCCCGACAAGGGCGACCTGGAGATCTGGCTCAACCGCGTGATCGTGGAGGACGGGATGAGCGAGGACGACAACCTGGAGATCGAGCTTAGCGAGGCCCGCAAGATCGAGCCGGACTTCGAGGTGGGCGAGGAGGTGAGCCAGGAGGTGAAGATCGTCGACTTCGGTCGTCGCAACATCTTGAGCCTGAAGCAGAACCTGCAGAGCCGGATCCTGGAGTTGGAGAAGGACCACCTGTACAACAAGTACAAGGAGCGGGTGGGCGAGATCATGACCGGCGAGGTGTACCAGGTGTGGAAGCGCGAGACGCTGATCCTGGACGACGAGGGCAACGAGCTCATCCTGCCCAAGGACCAGCAGATCAAGAGCGACTTCTTCAAGAAGGGCGACAGCGTGCGGGCGGTGGTGTGGAAGGTGGAGATGCGCAACAACACCCCGGTGGTGATCCTGAGCCGCACTGCGCCGGAGTTCCTGGCCAAGTTGTTCGAGCAGGAGGTGCCCGAGGTGGCCGACGGCCTCATCACCATCAAGCGCATCGTGCGCGAGCCGGGTGAACGGGCCAAGGTGGCCGTGGAGAGCTACGACGACCGCATCGATCCGGTGGGCGCCTGCGTGGGCATGAAGGGCAGCCGCATCCACGGTATCGTGCGCGAGCTGCGCAACGAGAACATCGACGTGATCAACTTCACGAGCAACGAGCAGCTGCTGATCCAGCGGGCGCTGAGCCCGGCCAAGATCGGCAACATCAAGCTCAACGTGGAGCACAAGCGCGCAGAGGTATACATGAAGCCCGATCAGGTGGCCCTGGCCATCGGCAAGGGCGGGCACAACATCAAGCTCGCCAGCCGCCTCACCGGCTACGAGATCGATGTGTACCGTGAGACCGACGAGGTCACCGATGACGTGGACCTGGAGGAGTTCGCCGACGAGATCGAGCACTGGATCATCGATGAGCTGAAGACCATCGGCTGCGACACGGCGCGCAGCGTGCTGGACATCCCGGTGGAGGAGCTGGTGAAGCGGACCGACCTGGAGGAGGAAACGATCAATGAAGTGGTGCGGATCCTGAAGGCGGAGCTGGAGGGCTGA